One region of Quercus lobata isolate SW786 chromosome 2, ValleyOak3.0 Primary Assembly, whole genome shotgun sequence genomic DNA includes:
- the LOC115973663 gene encoding uncharacterized protein LOC115973663 codes for MFNEIDGDLDDMAIRTFKVGLPTEHDLRKSLTKKPVKSVSRLMDHINEYKWIEEDQQQRKGKDKKRGHNTEDYRTLWNHLEQLVRDGRLQQFLYRPNGQRDQARSGAQENASSRPPLGTINVIFVAPRRTSSHPSKVIFVARLPIENSNSEPKRARVKIRPVLSFPDEDKIGIIRPHNDALVVTLKIGGYDVKRVLVDQGSGAEIMYPDLYRGLNLKSEDLTTYDSPLASFDGKVVIPKGQIRLPI; via the exons atgttcaatgagatcGATGGGGACCTTGATGACATGGCCATAAGGACTTTTAAGGTCGGCCTGCCTACTGAGCACGATTTGAGAAAGTCCTTGACCAAGAAGCCGGTAAAGAGTGTGAGTCGGCTTATGGATCATATTAATGAATACAAGTGGATTGAGGAAGACCAGCAGCAAAGGAAGGGAAAGGataag AAGCGAGGGCATAACACCGAGGACTATAGAACTCTATGGAACCATCTAGAGCAACTAGTTAGAGATGGAAGGTTACAACAGTTTTTGTATCGGCCCAATGGGCAAAGAGACCAAGCAAGGTCAGGGGCTCAGGAGAATGCTTCTTCGAGGCCCCCTTTgggcacaattaatgtcatttttGTTGCTCCTAGGAGAACTAGTTCTCATCCCTCAAAGGTGATATTTGTAGCTCGGCTACCCATCGAGAACTCTAATTCTGAGCCGAAAAGGGCTAGAGTGAAAATCCGACCGGTGTTGAGTTTCCCGGACGAGGACAAGATTGGAATCATACGGCCACACAATGATGCTTTAGTGGTCACCCTCAAGATAGGAGGGTAtgatgtgaaaagggtgttggtagACCAAGGCAGTGGTGCAGAGATTATGTACCCTGACTTGTACAGAGGGCTAAACTTGAAGTCTGAGGATTTAACAACCTATGATTCACCTTTGGCAAGTTTTGATGGGAAAGTTGTCATCCCAAAGGGTCAAATTAGATTGCCCATATAA